Sequence from the Ostrea edulis chromosome 8, xbOstEdul1.1, whole genome shotgun sequence genome:
GTactgtatttatcaagattcctACACCtctgcatcgcattcatgaggaaatgacgaTGGTAAATACATCAGAGGccaaaatattagaaatttaaATATCTGGGCGTGTCCTAAATCTGTAAAGGAGCAGTGTGATTGGATCACACCGTTGTTTAAAGATGACCGCCAATTGCAAATACTTGCCAAGTGCAGAAAAAAGGGATGTCTTTTCCATCAAATAGGCACGTGCATTTTCAAGCAAGTTTTTCATGTTCGAAATATTATTAGATGATCGACTTgctaaatattgtttaaagtctcactagagaatgtttcactcatatggaaacgtcaccattgtcggtgaagggctgcagaatttcggcctatgctcggcgcttacagctttgagcaggtagggatttttatcgtgccacactttctgtgacacgggacctcggttttcaCGGTCTTCAGAGAACCGTGCCATTTAGGGGCCTGTGTCCTCGCATACCAGAATATAATGAAGATCACCTCCGTTTGAAATTTGCCTTGACGACGTagacatattttaaacaaaGGGGTTATTTGCCAGAACAGAGTGGGCGGGGTTTGTCTGGAGAGTGACAGATGAAGGAGATGAGACACTACGGAAGAAATACGTCATCCTTTATTACAATGAATAGATAACATTATTgtctaaatgtacatgtaaatagttTGAGGAAGTTGAGGGTGATCACCCAAGTGGAACACTTTATTGTTTATGACGTCAGCGTCTGTAGTGCGAATCTCCACGAGTCCCGATCGTCTGAGCTGATTATCCCATTTTTCCCAGAACAAAAAACTTGGATACATTCGTTTTTATTGTCCCCAATCATCAAATCTCTTCAGAGGATTCCATTGCATATGCATCATATGCGAGGTAATATAACgcacagtttatatatacatacaaatctaAGTCTCCATAGGAGACAAGGCCGTACTTCGAGACTAATTCTGCACCAGGGAGACGGCATCATTTGGTGTAGCACACGGGAACTGGGAAGATCCCGAGGGATACCGATGGCACTGTAATTTGGCTGGCCACCGCAGATCGCGATACAACCTTCGGAATGCACCTTGACAAGCCGATTTCACCTCGTCACATGTCTCACGACAAGGTAGAACGTAAGGTTGCTGAACGGTTGGACAAAATGGCGCGAAAATGCCACATAGCAAAAACGGTAAGTTGTCATGACAACGAGATTGTAGAAGTAACTCGTACTGATCCATTTCGATCTGGATTATTCTCTCATCACTCTGGAGAAACATGTTAGGCAAACTCCGGAGCTGAATGGAGAGGTTTGCGCATGCGCTAAATGTATTCTGCTCACAGAAACCATAACGGAGAGGCTGCGGAGTCAATCGTTTGCGGACTGGCTTACGGCACGATCCGTGTTTCTTCCGCCTAAAACGTTTACACTTGAGGTACTTGTTCGGCCATTTTAATCCGCCCTGTTTGAGTTTCGGACTACAAGCTCGCTTGGCACTGAAGCAGGTCTCGCGGCACGGAAGTTCTACCGTGGAATTTCCCGGTGTGCATTTCGGCAGAAAAGCTCCGCAAAGAGTGAGCCGGAAGTTCTTGTGGCAGTCATTGTCTATGAAAGGCCAGTATGGCTCTATTATCCTAAAATAGAAGAAAGTAGACGTACTATTTTTAGAATCATTAGAATTTCTGGTTTTACGCCATAAtgcgtaaatattttgttatgaaCGCGAAACGTTGATATAAACCACAATTCGTCGATTATATGCCCGCAATAGAATAGACTATTTATTCAGCCAATTGGGGCCCACAGAGGAGCATTATGATGCACAAAGTCCAACACCAGAGAAACACATGACGAAGGACACGAGAACACAAAAACAGGGCCGTCAAATCTATTTATAGATACATACACAGaaaacatgtgtacatgtagcGCATGCATAGTAACTATGCGGCAGTAATCAACTTGCATGCTATACATGCATATaactatattgtacatgtatgttgtgttcttatattgaaatttataattgaaTATTGGCATAATAAAACAGCAAACCCAGGATCTTCATTTGACATAATCTATGTAAACTCAGCATCGTCAAGCAGTGTTAGATGTGGGATGATTTAACAGATATGTATGTTGAATAGCATTAAATTTTGTATCCTCAAAATTGCATCTGTATGTCTACTCACCCTCTACTATCTTATTTGTATATCTGTGTAAATATGTTGTATTTATAACCgctgtatagcttaaggaaatCAAGAATCTGAATctgaaatatcttattaaaaacaCTTCTCCTCTAGGATTATATACAGTGGACATTCGAGTAGAAAAATGTAATCCATCCTCTGTTGAATTTGAGATACAGTGTTGACAGACTCTTTCACATCTTGgaaacatttcatatttaccgTAGTTATTAATTTGTTTGGCATGTGTCCAACCGTAGGCAATACTTACTAATTCTAAATTTAGCGAGGATTACCCGATTGCTTCGAAGTTTTAAATTCGGGTCTTTTGCAAAATTGAACAATATTTTGTACTGAAAGTATGTACTTAATTCCCCAAATCCTTGCTACGGATAATATCCCATAAGTTTAATACATTTATTTCTTATGTACAACATAAATTTGTTTCCCTTAtcttttttttagtttttcacTGATTTACTACAACACCAGACACTGTTAATGGTGTTAGACTTATTAGTATTTGACTGATTGACTAGTACTCCAGTCACTGTTAATGGTGTTAGACTTATTAGTATTTGACTGATTGACTAGTACACCAGTCACTGTTAATGGTGTTAGACTTATTAGTATTTGACTGATTGACTAGTACACCAGTCACTGTTAATGGTGTTAGACTTATTAGTATTTGACTGATTGACTAGTACTCCAGTCACTGTTAATGGTGTTAGACTTATTAGTATTTGACTGATTGACTAGTACTCCAGTCACTGTTAATGGTGTTAGACTTATTAGTATTTGACTGATTGACTAGTACTCCAGTCACTGTTAATGGTGTTAGACTTATTAGTATTTGACTGATTGACTAGTACTCCAGTCACTGTTAATGGTGTTAGACTTATTAGTATTTGACTGATTGACTAGTACTCCAGTCACTGTTAATGGTGTTAGACTTATTAGTATTTGACTGATTGACTAGTACTCCAGTCACTGTTAATGATGTTAGACTTATTAGTATTTGACTGATTGACTAGTACTCCAGTCACTGTTAATGGTGTTAGACTTATTAGTATTTGACTGATTGACTAGTACTCCAGTCACTGTTAATGGTGTTAGACTTATTAGTATTTGACTGATTGACTAGTACTCCAGTCACTGTTAATGGTGTTAGACTTATTAGTATTTGACTGATTGACTAGTACTCCAGTCACTGTTAATGGTGTTAGACTTATTAGTATTTGACTGATTGACTAGTACACCAGACACTGTTAATGATGTTAGACTTATTAGTATTTGACTGATTGACTAGTACACCAGTCACTGTTAATTGTGTGAGACTTGCACTCATGGTAAGCGGCCTGTAATTGGTTAGAGGGGGTGTGTTCTAGTCTACAGTACACCAGTACAGTAAATATTTCCTTTAGCATATCAATATAACTCATATAAGTCACATGGAATATTTTGTTCATTACAATCAACAAAAATAACAGCGATAGACTTTTTCAGCCGTATTTTGTACACATCTATCTGGTGATATCATTTGACTGATTGTTGTAAACAGATTAGCTGTGTTAACTTCTGATTGTTGTAAACAGATTAGCTGTGTTGACTTCTGATTGTTGTATACATCAGCTGTGTTGACTTCTGATTGTTGTAAACATCAGCTGtgttgatttctgattgttgtAAACAGATTAGCTGTGTTGACTTCTGATTGTTGTAAACATCAGCTGTGTTGACTTCTGATTGTTGTAAACAGATCAGCTGTGTTAACTTCTGATTGTTGTAAACAGATTAGCTGTGTTGACTTCTGATTGTTATAAACAGATTAGCTGTGTTGACTTCTGATTGTTGTAAACAGATTAGCTGTGTTGACTTCTGATTGTTATAAACAGATTAGCTGTGTTGACTTCTGATTGTTGTAAACAAATTAGCTGTGTTAACTTCTAATTGTTGTAAACAGATTAGCTGTGTTGACTTCTGATTGTTGTAAACAGATTAGCTGTGTTAACTTCTGATTGTTGTAAACAGATTAGCTGTGTTGACTTCTGATTGTTGTAAACAGATTAGCTGTGTTAACTTCTGATTGTTGTAAACAGATTAGCTGTGTTGACTTCTGATTGTTGTAAACAGATTAGCTGTGTTAACTTCTGATTGTTGTAAACAGATTAGCTGTGTTAACTTCTAATTGTTGTAAACACATTAGCGGTGTTAACTTCTAATTGTTGTAAACACATTAGCGGTGTTAACTTCTAATTGTTGTAAACACATTAGCTGTGTTAACTTCTGATTGTTGTAAACAGATTAGCTGTGTTGACTTATGATTGTTGTAAACAGGTCAGGTGTGTTGACTTCTGATTCtatactgtatataaatgtggtgtcattaaatatcatgtagGAGATGTAGGTCTCAGCTTGCCACGAGTAGTCTATAAATTTTCTCCAGTGATGTCAATCAAAGGACACAAAGTTTGAAAATGTTGAGAAAATGACTGGCGATCACCAAGAAACTGACTTACGATCACCAAGAAACTGACTTACGATCATCAAGAAAATGACTTACGATCACCAAGAAAATGACTTATGATCACCAAGAAAATGACTTACGATCACCAAGAAAATGACTTACGATCACCAAGAAACTGACTTACGATCACCAAGAAAATGACTTACGATCACCAAGAAACTGACTTACGATCACCAAGAAAATGACTTATGATCACcaagaaaatgatttatatacAGAGAGAGATATTCGTGTTTCGGGACATCAAATGCATCATGCGAAAATGTAGATTAAAATATAGTGTGTAATGAATGGTATGACGTAATTTCAGATATTTAATGGTTGCTAATCCATATccagttattttttaaaactctgcAATTCTTTAAGGCTTGATTTCAAGGAAAGAAATTTTATATCCCCTTATTAAAAGCTGTTGTTAGTTAAGTAACACtagttttaattaattacaattatgattgattgattgtatcttgcttaacgtctcgctcgaaaatttttcactcatatggagacatcatcaagaccggtgaagggcttcaaatttaggcctatgctcggcgcttacgggcattgaacagtgaggattctttagcgtgccacacctactgtgacacgggacatccgtttttaaagtcatctccgaggacccgtgacattcacacctgatgccgagcgtttggcgatggaactgtcactccCTGTCTTAAttacttgggtctgtcgcggccgggattcgaaccccggccttccgcatgcaaTTATGATTTCTACTCTACATTCTATGAAACTTCCATAgcatattgataaaaatattctgatacattgtaaatgtaagtGTAAACAGTAGACGTGCTAGTGAGTGTAAATAGTTCTTTACTTAAAAATGCAGAAAGGTCAGTCCTCGATTATTGTGATAGCGATGAGTTTGTATCTTGTATAACTATTCATGTACAGAATGGTTTGCGTTATGTGTTTATTCACGAATGTTTCGTGTTAGAACGCGAAAGTTACGCATTTAGTCGCGAAAGTGTTGCGTGTTTTCAGCTACAAACACGATCAATGATAATGATAGTGCCCTTTATCTGTACAGGATAGCAGAGTTTAATAGTTTAGAAACTATAGTTTACATTGTGTTCCTACAGACAGCATTATCACACAGAAAGCATGTcacatacactatatacataaaactgaaaacaaacacaaacaaATCTACATGTTCTTCAGAATTTCTCAGATGAGCAGATTTAAAAGTATACAATGTTGGTTAGTATCTTAATGTGCCGACTTGTAAgccggatttttttttatccggCACGGCTAgggttttttcttttgttattatCGCTGATGTTTCCGTGCGTGCAGCATGCAGAGCTTTCATCGTCTCCTTTCTGTACAGTCATACTGTCTTGTTACAGTTGTTTTCTCTGCCCACAATCTTTTCACCAGTCCACAgtcagtcagtctgtctgtctgtcagtcagtcAAGCAATCatgcatatatacaaacatTCAATCAACGAATAAAGACGTAAAACTCGTTAGCTAGCTGTTATGTTATGGAGACAGGATACTTAAAATTCTGGCTTCAGTAGATTTGCCCGATATGCATTATACCAATTCGCGGGAAAGTGAGGAGAGCGTGGGCTAGTGAAAGTGAGAGGGCGTGGCGTAATGGAAGTGAGAGGGCGTGGCGTAATGGAAGTGAGAGGGCGTGGCGTAGTAGAAGTGAGAGGGCGTGGCGTAATGGAAGTGAGAGGGCGTGGCGTAATGGAAGTGAGAGGGCGTGGCGTAATGGAAGTGAGAGGGCGTGGCGTAGTAGAAGTGAGAGGGCGTGGCGTAATGGAAGTAAGAGGGCGTGGCGTAGTAGAAGTGAGAGGGCGTGGCGTAATGGAAGTGAGAGGGCGTGGCGTAATGGAAGTGAGAGGGCGTGGCGTAATGGAAGTGAGAGGGCGTGGCGTAGTATAAGTGAGAGGGCGTGGCGTAGTAGCGTGTGTAGTCACTTGTGTAAAAGAGGGCATAGTGTAGGAGTTTCCTACTGCATACTTGTGTGGCTGTGTACTATATAGATAAGTATCTGTATACTTGACACTGTGTGGCTGTGTGGTTGTGTagtatatagatatgtatctgTATACTAAACACTGTGTGGTTGTGTGGTTGTGTACTATATCGATATGTATCTGTATACTTGACACTGTGTGGTTGTGTGGTTGTGTACCATATAGATATGTATCTGTATACTAGACACTGTGTGGTTgtgtattatatagatatgcATCTGTATACTTGACACTGTGTGGTTgtgtattatatagatatgtatctgTATACTTGACACTGTGTGGTTGTGTGGTTgtgtattatatagatatgtatctgTATACTAGACATTGTGTGGTTGTGTGGTTgtgtattatatagatatgtatctgTATACTAGACACTGTGTGGTTGTGTGGTTgtgtattatatagatatgtatctgTATACTAGACACTGTGTTGTTGTGTGGTTGTGtactatatagatatgtatctgTATACTTGACACTGTGTGGTTgtgtattatatagatatgtatctgTATACTAGACACTGTGTGGTTGTGTGGTTgtgtattatatagatatgtatctgTATACTTGACACTGTGTGGTTGTGTGGTTGTGtactatatagatatgtatctgTATACTAGACATTGTGTGGTTGTGTGGTTgtgtattatatagatatgtatctgTATACTAGACACTGTGTGGTTGTGTGGTTgtgtattatatagatatgtatctgTATACTTGACACTGTGTGGTTGTGTGGTTGTGtactatatagatatgtatctgTATACTTGACACTGTGTGGTTGTGTGGTTGTGTACTAAATAGATATGTATCTGTATACTTGACACTGTGTGGTTgtgtattatatagatatgtatctgTATACTTGACACTTTGTGGTTgtgtattatatagatatgtatctgTATACTTGACACTGTGTGGTTGTGTGGTTGTGtactatatagatatgtatctgTATACTTGACACTGTGTGGTTgtgtattatatagatatgtatctgTATACTTGACACTGTGTGGTTgtgtattatatagatatgtatctgTATACTAGACACTGTGTGGTTGTGtactatatagatatgtatctgTATACTTGACACTGTGTGGTTGTGTGGTTGTGtactatatagatatgtatctgTATACTTGACACTGTGTGGTTGTGTGGTTGTGTACTAAATAGATATGTATCTGTATACTTGACACTGTGTGGGTGTGtactatatagatatgtatctcTATACTTGACACTGTGTGGTTgtgtattatatagatatgtatctgTATACTTGACACTGTGTGGTTgtgtattatatagatatgtatctgTATACTTGACACTGTGTGGTTgtgtattatatagatatgtatctgTATACTTGACACTGTGTGGTTGTGTATTATATAGAGATGTATCTGTATACTTGACACTGTGTGGTTgtgtattatatagatatgtatctgTATACTTGACACTGTGTGGTTGTGTGGTTgtgtattatatagatatgtatctgTATACTAGACACTGTGTGGTTgtgtattatatagatatgtatctgTATACTTGACACTGTGTGGTTGTATGGTTgtgtattatatagatatgtatctgTATACTTGACACTGTGTGGTTGTGtactatatagatatgtatctgTATACTTGACACTGTGTGGTTGTGTGGTTgtgtattatatagatatgtatctgTATACTTGACACTGTGTGGTTGTGTGGTTgtgtattatatagatatgtatctgTATACTAGACACTGTGTGGTTGTGTGGTTgtgtattatatagatatgtatctgTATACTTGACACTGTGTGGTTgtgtattatatagatatgtatctgTATACTTGACACTGTGTGGTTGTATGGTTgtgtattatatagatatgtatctgTATACTTGACACTGTGTGGTTGTGtactatatagatatgtatctgTATACTTGACACTGTGTGGTTGTGTGGTTgtgtattatatagatatgtatctgTATACTAGACATTGTGTGGTTGTGTGGTTGTGtactatatagatatgtatctgTATACTAGACACTGTGTGGTTGTGTGGTTgtgtattatatagatatgtatctgTATACTAGACACTGTGTGGTTGTGTGGTTGTGtactatatagatatgtatctgTATACTTGACACTGTGTGGTTGTGtactatatagatatgtatctgTATACTTGACACTGTGTGGTTGTGTGGTTgtgtattatatagatatgtatctgTATACTAGACACTGTGTGGTTGTGTGGTTGTGtactatatagatatgtatctgTATACTTGACACTGTGTGGTTGTGTGGTTgtgtattatatagatatgtatctgTATACTAGACACTGTGTGGTTGTGTGGTTgtgtattatatagatatgtatctgTATACTTGACACTGTGTGGTTGTGtactatatagatatgtatctgTATACTTGACACTGTGTGGTTGTGTGGTTgtgtattatatagatatgtatctgTATACTAGACACTGTGTGGTTGTGTGGTTgtgtattatatagatatgtatctgTATACTTGACACTGTGTGGTTgtgtattatatagatatgtatctgTATACTTGACACTGTGTGGTTgtgtattatatagatatgtatctgTATACTAGACACTGTGTGGTTGTGTGGTTGTGtactatatagatatgtatctgTATACTTGACACTGTGTGGTTGTGTATTATATAGAGATGTATCTGTATACTTGACACTGTGTGGTTgtgtattatatagatatgtatctgTATACTTGACACTGTGTGGTTgtgtattatatagatatgtatctgTATACTTGACACTGTGTGGTTgtgtattatatagatatgtatctgTATACTTGACACTGTGTGGTTGTGtactatatagatatgtatctgTATACTTGACACTGTGTGGTTgtgtattatatagatatgtatctgTATACTTGACACTGTGTGGTTGTGtactatatagatatgtatctgTATACTTGACACTGTGTGGTTgtgtattatatagatatgtatctgTATACTTGACACTGTGTGGTTgtgtattatatagatatgtatctgTATACTTGACACTGTGTGGTTGTGtactatatagatatgtatctgTATACTTGACACTGTGTGGTTgtgtattatatagatatgtatctgTATACTAGACACTGTGTGGTTGTGTGGTTGTGtactatatagatatgtatctgTATACTAGACACTGTGTGGTTGTGTGGTTgtgtattatatagatatgtatctgTATACTTGACACTGTGTGGTTGTGtactatatagatatgtatctgTATACTAGACACTGTGTGGTTGTGTATTATGTAGATATGTATCTGTATACTTGACACTGTGTGGTTgtgtattatatagatatgtatctgTATACTTGACACTGTGTGGTTgtgtattatatagatatgtatctgTATACTTGACACTGTGTGGTTGTGTGGTTgtgtattatatagatatgtatctgTATACTAGACACTGTGTGGTTGTGTGGTTGTGTACTATATCGATATGTATCTGTATACTTGACACTGTGTGGTTgtgtattatatagatatgtatctgTATACTTGACACTGTGTGGTTgtgtattatatagatatgtatctgAATACTTAACACTGTGTGCTTGTAGTGTATATAAGACACATACCTGTATACACGGCGCTGTGTTGTGTGGTTGTAGTGTATATATAAGACACATACCTGTATACACGGCGCTGTGTTGTGTGGTTGAACCTGTTGGGGAGTCTAGTGTGGGTGTAGCCCACCAATCCACGACACAGGGGGACCATGATTTCCTCACATTCTCCGTCACCAGAACAACTAACTATCGTCATGGTAACGACGAGCAGTCCACAGAAAAAACTCACCTCCATTTTTAAGTTTGCCGTTTGCGAATGCGAATAATATCAAGGTTGTTTTTTAAGGGGGTCATTTAAGGATAATGCTCTGGAGAAGCGGATGTTTGACCCCAGCGAGGTGGAAGTGACGGAAATCGCAAGCACCATGCAGAGAACGAATTGAGAGTTTTAATTACTTGACCGAGttcatatttttatcaaaaccAGAGCAAAATTGTGAAGTGGTTTTGCGAACTAACGAGTTAATCACTGTCAAACActtcagtttaaaaaaaaaatagagagagagagagagagagagagagagagagagagagagagagagagagacatagtacttttttgcctttagaatactatatgtgtgtattctctTAGTAGGTTTCGTcggctagagagagagagagagagagagagagagagagagagagagagagagagcgagtgagagagagagagagagagagagagaggagtaTACCGTGTACAGGgaggacaaatttcaaccaatgttCAGGCGTTGTTTTCATAATTCAAAAGATCGAGAATaatagataaacttttataaatatccctatagctatacctaacatagtacttttttgcctttagaataatatatgtgtgtattctcttctacacattgtgaggacgtcctaATTTAGTAGGTTTggttggagagagagagagagagagagagagagagagagagagatatctgAAATgagattttaaagaaatatttcaaccaAATTGCAATGAAAATTTAATCGAATTTTTACAAAGCCGAACATTTCAGGCGATCCAATTTCCGGATAGACTTTACATTTTGGTTCCCTATTTATATAGCGTTCGCCGTATCCTGATTGAGAATCGATTCATAACAAGGATTAAGGAAATATCTAGGAAATCATAACTCACAACAAAATGGGTAAAATTTATATCTGATTGGTTCCTTTAAGTTGATTTCTTAAAGCGCTTTCTACACAATGATATTATGGCGACCAACACACTGCTCCATCTCATCAGTGTTGATTTATGTCTCGTGTTGTCCGTAGATCCGACCCCTGAATTCATCCGCACAGTTTTCTTGGGCAGCCACGTCTCGAATTGTTTCTGGGTCTCTATGATTTAATTGTAACTGGTTGACAGAAATAACAAGTGCGTCATGAAGTTTCTGAAGATTTCAAACAAATAATGCATTCAATTAATCATAGGTCATCACAATATTTGCCTTTTCCTGAACTGTAAATGACGCGGAGATCACTGGGGAAATTTGGATCCTTTGCTGAAAAAAAGACTGATTATGTCCTCTTTCACTTCCAGGGATTGACATAAAAGCTTGTCTGACTGCCCGAGGCTAGTGAAAACCCAGTTCTGTacaagtgaaactcaatacacCCTTATCCACTGGGGCAAGTGATTATTACAGTAGGAAATGTGATTATGTTAATTGTGATAGTTGATAGGTATTTGGAAATATAAATTCAGCTCcgtatttttttgttttctttacagaGTCATACATTTTTTAGGCCCCTTTCTTGTAAATTGTGATGCATCTTCATATCCTCTCAGTAAGATGTTCCTTATAACTTAACTATCTGACGTACAACTTTAAGATCTTAGTCATGTTTGCTAGAAAATGGCAGTTTCACAGCTGTCTCTCGAAGTAACGTACAGGAAAAAGACCATtttaaaagaatgaaaataaatgaataaatttcaattaaaaagaaaatatgtgaGTTTTAGGCAACATGGGAATTCTAATTTAAGGGTTTAATTAATACTGAGGCCAAAAAGAAAGATagtttgtttcccctcgcctGACCGACCCAGTGAAATTCCCGCCGACCCAaaagtttttattcatatttttcagcGACATCTTTTTTTAGAGACAACCATcaacaaaatgacaaatattaacAAACAATTACACTTCTACAGGTCATCCTATTAAAGGTATTCACTGATTGGTTTAAAACATACTACCTTGTAGTATGTTTTAGTATATTGCCATGGAAATTTAGTacaaaaaatattgttgtagaaaaaaaaaaacgttttacctacctacctacccatatgtgaaatttagggtcgggagaggggaaacaaacatatttttaaatgtggcctgACAGCAGTATGTATGGTCTGCACCTTGTGTCAGAAATTCAGCGCTATCGCCAGTACTTAGTATTTTCTTTCCCTAAtacaatttaca
This genomic interval carries:
- the LOC125660944 gene encoding uncharacterized protein LOC125660944, which translates into the protein MEVSFFCGLLVVTMTIVSCSGDGECEEIMVPLCRGLVGYTHTRLPNRFNHTTQRRVYRIIEPYWPFIDNDCHKNFRLTLCGAFLPKCTPGNSTVELPCRETCFSAKRACSPKLKQGGLKWPNKYLKCKRFRRKKHGSCRKPVRKRLTPQPLRYGFCEQNTFSACANLSIQLRSLPNMFLQSDERIIQIEMDQYELLLQSRCHDNLPFLLCGIFAPFCPTVQQPYVLPCRETCDEVKSACQGAFRRLYRDLRWPAKLQCHRYPSGSSQFPCATPNDAVSLVQN